The genomic region CAGGTAATCAAACCAAACGTGGTGAGAAATAGTTACAATTATTTTGAATATAGGTGTTGGAATATGCGAGATAATCATTCTAAATGCATTTTTGTATAATCTGTCTAATACATAGTCTTGCAAAACGGGACTTGGCATATGACATTTTATTcctaaacactttaaatgcTATTTTATCTGCAAATGAAATTTAGATTATCTGTTGAACTGGACATACAATGTTTCACACTAGGGAAAATGATTTAGTTTACTTCTTTCTTCCACCACGCTCCTTCAGCTGCAAAGCCACAGTGACGCCATTCATAAGATTATAATAGGCAATGGTGTTGTTATCTTTGAAAAACATCCCCTgcaaagaaaggaaagaaatttcaaaaaaagtattaaaattaTGCTATATGCCATAAAGtaaacttaaaacttacaTCATAAAAAATCTTCTGCTTCGCCGGAGGCATTCCAGTCTCCGTTTGCACTTTCGCCTTCACCGAGCTAATAGTGTCGGAAAAGTTGACCGTCAAAGACAGTACCTGTCCACTAAGTTTCCAATCGTTCTTTTCGGTCATACTAGGACACTGCACCTGAATAGTGATCGGGCCAATAGCACCGTGTCGCTGCATAAACACACTCTCCTCGATAAGGTTATCCTCCGTACGCGATTTCTTGCTCGGTGGTTCGTCGAGCCCTTGCATGTCGTGTCCAGACATTTGCTGGGGATCGGCTACTACTGGGGCGGCACCGGGTGTCATCTGTGGTGCTTGGTGGGGCGCCAACGGTGGGACATAAGCACCCACCGCAAAGGGCGGCGGTCCCattgccatcatcatcatcggaggAACCGGCGGCGGGACGGCATGTTGCTGAAGTTGTGGCATTGCCTTTTGGGCCTGCATCTGAGcaagctgttgctgctgctgttgctgttgtaaAAGCTGCGAAGACTGTGATTGCTGAGATgcgtgttgttgatgctgttgttggtgctgatgatgatgctgctggtgctgttgatgctgctgatgctgctgctgatggtgttgctgatgttgttgatgttgttgttgctgttgctgatgctgttggtgctgttgctgctgcgaatTCTTCGGAGGTGCAGCCACCGATCCCGGAATTGGCTTCGGTCCAATCTTCTCCTTTTCCTCGTCCGGTATCAGCCCCTTTACCTTATGGATCTGATGAATCTGTGCTTCCAACGTAATGTTAGCGCGCGCTGCACGCGTGGCCGCTTCCACACTCGACGTATGTCCATCCCAGGTGACCCGATCATCCTTCCGGGGCTCCTCTTCGCCCAGTTTTTTACCGATCGCTGCCTCCTCATCACCAACGCCGAAAATATCCGTACGCCGTTCCGCCAACTGCTTAAGACTTGCCTCAATGGCCGTCCCCGGTGCGTACACATTATCTTGGGCCAGCTTATCGATGTGTTTGTCGCGCTGTTCGACCCAGCGCGGGTCAAGCAGTCCGATGCGCATATGTTCCGCTACCTTTGCCGCGGGAATCTTCTCGCCGGTGATGGGCGAGATGAGATAGTCATCCACCGCAGCCGCCACCGGTTTCTGAGCTTTTTGTGCCTGCTTCGGATCGTACTTCTTCACAATAACCTTATCGTGCATCGGCGGTGCAACAGGGGCCGCAAGGGATTTCTGGCGAGGATCGGCCTCCTCTTCGCCGGAACTAGACGATTCGTCCATGTCCTGCACCTGCGTGTTGTCCTTTTGTGATCCTTTGCCAACCAAATTTTCCATCTGCGACAATTTCACCTGTTCGTTGTCGTTAGCACGGACCCGCTCGTCACCACTATCGTCGTTGTCCGATTCGATCTGCATCTCGATGTCATGATCTTCCTCGTTCAAACGTTCCTCCATCAGTACTCGCGCCCCGACCTCGTCCGGAGTGGTCGGCGGTGGGAAGTTACCCGATTCGTATGGCTGGTAGtctaccacctccaccacgaCGAAATCATGCCAGTCGATTTGC from Anopheles coustani chromosome 3, idAnoCousDA_361_x.2, whole genome shotgun sequence harbors:
- the LOC131261448 gene encoding splicing factor 3A subunit 1 isoform X1, with amino-acid sequence MADVQNNGSEKELDVDKPAPTLSGPIVGIIYPPPEVRNIVDKTASFVARNGPEFESRIRQNELGNPKFNFLSPGDPYHAYYQHKVQEIREGRTDGPAASAVSAGLQKLQVTTATQQKQQELLKAVTEQQFVPKDPPPEFEFIADPPSISALDLDIVKLTAQFVARNGRLFLTNLMNREQRNCQFDFLRPQHSLFQYFTKLLEQYTKILVPPKDLMNKLKIESTSGKSSMNVVLEQVKYRANWMKYQEMQSRREEEKVERERIAYAQIDWHDFVVVEVVDYQPYESGNFPPPTTPDEVGARVLMEERLNEEDHDIEMQIESDNDDSGDERVRANDNEQVKLSQMENLVGKGSQKDNTQVQDMDESSSSGEEEADPRQKSLAAPVAPPMHDKVIVKKYDPKQAQKAQKPVAAAVDDYLISPITGEKIPAAKVAEHMRIGLLDPRWVEQRDKHIDKLAQDNVYAPGTAIEASLKQLAERRTDIFGVGDEEAAIGKKLGEEEPRKDDRVTWDGHTSSVEAATRAARANITLEAQIHQIHKVKGLIPDEEKEKIGPKPIPGSVAAPPKNSQQQQHQQHQQQQQQHQQHQQHHQQQHQQHQQHQQHHHQHQQQHQQHASQQSQSSQLLQQQQQQQQLAQMQAQKAMPQLQQHAVPPPVPPMMMMAMGPPPFAVGAYVPPLAPHQAPQMTPGAAPVVADPQQMSGHDMQGLDEPPSKKSRTEDNLIEESVFMQRHGAIGPITIQVQCPSMTEKNDWKLSGQVLSLTVNFSDTISSVKAKVQTETGMPPAKQKIFYDGMFFKDNNTIAYYNLMNGVTVALQLKERGGRKK
- the LOC131261448 gene encoding splicing factor 3A subunit 1 isoform X2, coding for MADVQNNGSEKELDVDKPAPTLSGPIVGIIYPPPEVRNIVDKTASFVARNGPEFESRIRQNELGNPKFNFLSPGDPYHAYYQHKVQEIREGRTDGPAASAVSAGLQKLQVTTATQQKQQELLKAVTEQQFVPKDPPPEFEFIADPPSISALDLDIVKLTAQFVARNGRLFLTNLMNREQRNCQFDFLRPQHSLFQYFTKLLEQYTKILVPPKDLMNKLKIESTSGKSSMNVVLEQVKYRANWMKYQEMQSRREEEKVERERIAYAQIDWHDFVVVEVVDYQPYESGNFPPPTTPDEVGARVLMEERLNEEDHDIEMQIESDNDDSGDERVRANDNEQVKLSQMENLVGKGSQKDNTQVQDMDESSSSGEEEADPRQKSLAAPVAPPMHDKVIVKKYDPKQAQKAQKPVAAAVDDYLISPITGEKIPAAKVAEHMRIGLLDPRWVEQRDKHIDKLAQDNVYAPGTAIEASLKQLAERRTDIFGVGDEEAAIGKKLGEEEPRKDDRVTWDGHTSSVEAATRAARANITLEAQIHQIHKVKGLIPDEEKEKIGPKPIPGSVAAPPKNSQQQQHQQHQQQQQQHQQHQQHHQQQHQQHQQHQQHHHHPPPVPPMMMMAMGPPPFAVGAYVPPLAPHQAPQMTPGAAPVVADPQQMSGHDMQGLDEPPSKKSRTEDNLIEESVFMQRHGAIGPITIQVQCPSMTEKNDWKLSGQVLSLTVNFSDTISSVKAKVQTETGMPPAKQKIFYDGMFFKDNNTIAYYNLMNGVTVALQLKERGGRKK